CGTTGATCAATGTGTCAATCGAACAATCAGCAGAGCCGCGTTAGCTGTAAACGCATCTTAATTTAATTGATTTAAGGGACTGTTGGGGACCTACAGCCTTTTTATAACATGGGGAAGGGAGGCGGGGGTGAAGAGGCACAATGACACGCTTAAAGTCTCAGGAAATCTCCGGCTGCCGAGACATTGGGGATGAAATGGAAAAATCTGATTGCTTGTTTTGGAGTCGTTAGGGTTTTTTTTTGTTGTGTGTAATGTGGAGTGACGcaggtagacagcgagctgacgcaCAGGAGTAGATTTGCACGGAGTCCAGCCCCTGAAAGCTGTCAGACAGACGAGCTCCCAGCCTCAGAgtgccctccatccctccctcgccGGCCAGCCGCAGCTCCACGCTCTGCACTGTCCAGGGTGCTGAAAGCTGTCAGTGAGAGAGACAAGCTCCCAGCCTCAGTGTTCCCTCCCTCTCCCAGGCCAGCCGCAGCTCCACGCTCTGCGCTGTCCAGGGTGCTGAaagctgtcagagagagagagagagagagagaaacgagccCCTAGCCTCAGAGTTCCCTCCCTCTTCCAGGCCAGCCGCAGCCCTACGATCTGCGCTGTCCAGGGTGCTGAAAgctgtcagcgagagagagagagaggagagaggcgaGCTCCCAACCTCAGagttccctccctctctcaggccaGCCGCAGCCCCACTCCCTGCGCTGTCCAGGGTGCTGAAAGCGGCGGCGCGTTCATCCGCCAAGCACAAGGCGAGTTGAGTGCTGGAGAGCGCCCGGCAAAGAACCTCGAGAGCCAACCAGCCTCCTGCACACCTAGCTCACTATCTCCAACAATGACTTCCAAGTATGCAGCAGCATTTGCAGTCTTTCTCCAAGCCCTCGCACTGCTGTTAGACCAGGTCCACGCATTCCCCACACCTGGAGGATTGAAAGGTAGGTTTAATGCAaattttaatccccccccccccccccccccccaacacacacacattcttgTAAATGCATCCTGTTCTCGCTTAAAACGGCCGCAGTTGAGCTCAATTTGGTCATTCGGTCAAATATTATTTCCAGGGTGATTCTGACCCTGTCGCCAGGGTTGGAGGGGCTGctgtgccgggtgtgtgtgtgtgtgggtggggaggggggggggggggttgattgctATTATTTCCGATTCCTCCGATTTTTCTTCGCCAATATGAATGTAATCGATGCTTCGTCCGATGTTGCTGCAGTTACGCTGAAATCACTCGCATTCGCCTGAGTCCCAGTGGCTGCTTTGCAAATATTTCTAGCCGGAGCCTCCGGGATGGTGAGGAGCCATAACTgccgtgttgggtgggggggggggggggggggtgcttttccTAGAGCTCCGGCTGGAGGTTAATCCGGTGACGTTGGAAATATTTCCGTCACATCCTCGAACAAGTTGAGGATCCCACATAAAGGGGGCTGTAGCACAGTTAGTGTTAAATACTTCGCGCCCCAACTTCACCATTAGGAGGGTGGATTGGGGGCCATCACAATTGTACACGGAACAAAATCAAACCTTGACCTCAAAATAGTTTTTCTTTCAAATGGCTAAACAGCCCCATGTCAAGCATTTGCTGTCAATCCGTGTGCCTTCATCAGTAATACCGCTGAAGTCCAATCCTCTAAGTTGCAATGATGCTAACCgcccatttaaggggtatcttgacaaatacatgaataggatgggaatagagggatatggaccagggagtgtagaagattttagtttagccgggcagcatggtcgacacgggctggagggccgaagggccgaagggcctgttcctgtgctgtacttttctttgttctttgttccacttgCTGGTAAGGCCATTATGGGTTGTGGAAGGAATCAGTCTGGAACTTGGTGAGGAAAAGAAATCCATTGTCAAACAATTGGTGGAAATTGGCTTAAATCGGTTTTGTAAATATCAACGGTCCAGTTGCTCCTGGCGCCAACAAAATGTTGCTCATTTGATAATCAAGTGTTTGGAAGGTGTGTGGAAAGCTCCCCGGTTTTTTTTTAAAGGTGCATTCGCTATTTCTCATTCTCAGTTAAAATCATTGCTTCTTCCATCTCTTGCAGAAAAAGCGGAATACAATCGGGAATTGTCAGCGGAAAAACCGGTAGAGGAACAGGTAAATGATTTCTCCAGGGTAACTGACGCCTTGCTTCAAAAGGCGAACCCAGACAAGTCATTTCATATTTTCACTAAATTGGACTTTTATTGTTTTATTTCATGTTTCCGGGCAACCTGGTCATTCGTTAATGTTGTTCCTTTTGCAAATCGGATTTAACACGAGCCTATTGCAATGTTTGGTCTAATTCAAACATCGTCCTTTTGGGACATTGGTGGGTGAATAGTATCTGGTATCATTAAGTATCCCGCGTTATCTGAACCTTCTGCTATTAATTCTCTCCAAATGGATTTGGAGCAACTACCCAGAAGCTAATATTAAAATTCACTTTTTAAATGTCATTTTTCTGCTTCCCTCCAGATTGCTGAAGCCGGACGGACTAGTCAGTCAACATCGACAGGTTAATATTATTATTTATTTGGATCCTACATGCGATTGACGCACAAAAATAAACATTCGCTTCAAATGCTCCAAATGCACAAGTGCACGAATAATACGCCTCACCTTGCCCTATATCTTTGCAAATCCTTCCAGTCTACCAAACCCTTTCATCTTCCGCCACTAGCCCTTCCCCCCTTCACTGGAATAAAActaaaataccgcagatgctggaaatccgaaagAAAAGCagcaaatgctggataaactcagcagatttggcggcatcttccacagtcctgtgcttctctcgccacagatgctgctagacctgcgaagtttatccagcatttttgttTGACTTCTcttcactaggggctggtttagcacagtgggctaaacagctggcttgtaatgcagaacaagaccagcagctcgggttcaattctcataccagcctccccaaacaggcgctggaatgtggcgactaggggcttttcacagtaacttaattgaagcctacttgcaacaataagcgattattattattatgttaagcAGGCAGCACTGCCTTCAGCCCAATTCATAGAGTTTATTTGCAGACCATCgttttccttttccataacaaacttaaCTTGTACTGTGCTGTAGTTGCTATCACTAAAATACCCTCCACTGCCACCTTGAACACTTGCCCAGCTTTGTTGCCCAGAATTAAATCCAGCACTGCATCATTGGACCTCCTACATATTGACATAAAAAGCTCTCGATAGAGTCCCTGCAATGCagggggaggccttttggcccattgaatctgcactggccctctgaaagaggccctacctaggctcactcccacaGCGTATCCTCGTAAtcgcgcctaacctgcacatctctggacactaagggacagctttagcatggccaatccacctaacttgcacatttttagactcgtgaatacatttcaagaaatccacTCACTCTAAACCCTTTAACACTATGACTAAACAATTTCCCGAAACCCCTCTGCATTTCTACACCTCTGCATTTCTTTTGTATCCTTTTTTCAAACCATCTCAGAAATCTATCTTTCCAACCAAACTTTGAGTCATCCTCCTAATCCCACCATCCAGGGTTCAGCTTCGCCACCCCCCTCCACATTCTGATTTGTGCAAAGCAGAAGGACATTTAAGGCACCATGTCAATTCAAAACAATGCTATGCTTGTAGCTTTGTTGATTACATTTCTCATGTAGCATGCGCCAATGTTTCTTTGGTTACTTTTCCCCTTTGCCCCATCATTATCCATTTGATAACATTCCAGAGAATAAAATCCTGCAACAGAACGATTCGGCGGCAGACGACTTCCTCCTGCTCAAGTCCTTGGCAGAGAAAGAAAGGAGCCAGAAGAGAGACCAAGCCACAGGAAACAATCTGGGTGATCCCTCACTGCCCGCGGGCAACATGGATTCAACCAAAAGCAGAAGATTAGCGGAGGACTATGGCGATTCCACCAAAAGTGCAATGGATTACAAAGATGAAGGTCTTGCCATTTTAACTGAATTTCATTTGCCTTCTGCCATCCTTTGTGGGATTGACTTGATTTCCACCCAGATCTGGCCTATTTATTTGTGCAATGAACCATAGAAATATAgaaccatataattcctacagtgcagaaggagaccattcagcccatcgagtcttcactgaccctctgaaaaagcaccatacctaggcccactgccccaccctattcccataatctaacctgcacatccatagaCAGTAAGgggcattttaacatggccaatccacctaacttgcacatctttggactgcgggaggaaactggagcacccggaggaaacccacacagacacagggagaacgttcacactccacacagtcacttaagatcagaattgaacccgggtccctggctctgtgagacagtattgctaaccactgtgtcaccgtgctacccAATGTGTTTGCATGTTTTGGATTCATCATTATTGTTGCATGAATGTTAAAGCAAACTCAAACCCTTAGGACATTATTATGACCCAATGATGTTTATTCCTGCAGATGACCCCGATGGCCTTCACCAACTGGACGGAACACCTTTAACAGCTGAAGACATTGTCCAGAAGATCGCCAACAGGATCTATGAGGAAAATGATAGAGGGGTGTTTGACAGGATAGTCTCCAAGCTCATAAATCTGGGACTGGTAGGTGCCTGAAACCATACCAACAATTTTAAACATATTTTCTGTGATCAAACAAGAAAACATATTTACTATATACTCATCATCGAGGCAGTGGGAAACACAAGCTGGATAATGGAATAATATTGCATTGACTCGGATGAATGACTCAAAATGATTCTTCCGGATCACTGGGGCACCAAATGGAATGCATAATTGCAAAAGAATCATAATTAATATAAAAATTGAGGATGCATGAAATATTCTTTGAAGACAATAGTCATGGCCATATGTCTAAAACCTTAAAATAGGAGTTATTTAATTAACAGCTGAATTTCAAAGGTTGCAGGTTTTGAAAGCTTCATTCATAAAATGAAGATGGTTTACATTTTtatcataaaagcaaaataccgaggatgttggaaatctgaaatttcaAAAAACCATGACGTTTTAAAAGAAAAATCATTTTGCACCTGAAAggttaactccatttctctctccacacatggtATGGGGCCTGCTGAGAGTGTTtttgtgtttggggggggagggtggagattaATGTCAACCTAAAGAATATGGGTTGAAAATTCACACACAGCCGCTGCACTTTACTAGCATTTCTGGGAAAATAATGTTTCTTTATCGTGTGCAGGTTAATGTTTTTGTGTGGCCCTTtgcctatagaatccctacagtgagaaatgaggccattcagttcattgagtctgcactggcactccGAAAGATCACTccacccagacacccccccccccccccccctcgcccctatCCCTGggtattgatcatgaccaatcctcgtaacctgcacatctttggactgtaagaggaaaccggagcaccgggaggaaacccccgcagacactgggagaaaatgcaaacactgcacagtcacccaacgccggaattaaacctgggtccctggcactgtgaggcagcagtgcaaaccactatgccgCCCTTGTTCAAACATGTATAACTAAGGAAAGTGTAGAGATAAACGGTGTCCACACACAGGAATATAAAAATGGAAGTCTCAGTGGGAAGAGAAGGAAGATGAATTCTCTTCCTTTGCGTGTCTATTTTTCTCTGGCTTTTCCCCTTGCTGGTGGGATTTCCTGGTGAGAGCATTCAATTGCCTTTCTTCCTCCTCCAGCGGAACGTCTTTGTCTTTATATTTACTGGAGCTATATGGTTTCTGTCGCTGCCATTTCTTCCTGTTGATCTGTCCCCTTTACTTGCTCCTTTGCCTCAGTCTGAAAGACTGTACACAAGTTGGAATTGCCACTTTCTTGACTTTATTTTCACAAGGAGGTCTATCAAGTACCAGAAACGTGACAAACATAGATTTTATGTCATCTACAACGAATAATAATAGTTTGAATTGAATTGCGGCATTGTTGAATGCAGATTTGAAGGGATGTTTTCCACCACAACGTAACTTTATGTGAATCCCTCAATTTAACAGCTACTTCCTAACTCACTTCCTCTCCCCCCCAGTAGTACCACCCTATGTAGTACTGAATTATGTCAACTAGGAAGATCCAACATTCCGTTCCTACTTTCTGCATAATTAGCAGCAGGAATTTATCATTGTGATCACTATCTGAGATAATGTGGATGTTGGGAGaggtaatgaaaatgaaaaatgaaatgaaaatgaaaaaaatgaaaatcgcttattgtcacaagtaggcttcaaatgaagttactgtgaaaagcccctagtcgccacattccggcgcctgttcaggaggctgttacgggaattgaaccgtgctgctggcctgccttggtctgctttaaaagccagcgatttagccccgtgctaaacaggaGAGATTCAGGCTCCAAAACTATGACCTTCATGGTCAACTAGCTGTTCAAATCTCATGACTCCTACAAATGATTACCACTTGATTGTGGTATAGAGGATGCCCATTGGCTGGTGGATCTGTACAAGAGCAATCAGTTGTTTATttgagggaggtggaggaaggggcTCAATTAGGCAAAAAGAGAAAATTATTGATGTACTTGCTATgtatttatctttttttttaaacttaaaataaatttagagtacccaattctttttttttacaattaagggcaatttagcatggctaatataCCTACCCtgccatctttttgggttgttggggtgagacccatgcagacacggagagaatatgcaaactccacatcatggacagtgacccggggctgggatcgaacgctggtgctcaatgccgtgaggcagtagcgctaaccactgcggCCCCATGCTGCCAATCGCTTGCTACATATTTATGTCGATTGTAACGTCAATATGTTCTTTTCCTAGATAACAGAAAGTCAGGCCTACAATCTGGAGGATGAGGTAGCAGCTGCTCTGCAACAACGTATTGCCAATGAAGCCAGTAAGAATGAAGTGGAGGTTGGAAATATTGATTACCCAAGTATGAAGGTTGACGATGACATGAACGAAAGAGAAGAGGGGGAAATGGCAAGTCCATGAAAGCAAATCATGAATTTACTTCCCTTGTCAGGAAATAGCTCCAATATCAATCATTTTTTTTGCAGAAAGTTTAAATGCTTTAGTGTGAGTGGACTGTATTCCCCATCAAAAGAACAATATTTATCACCTACCCAAATTGAATAGGGTCTAGCATTGTGATCAGAAAGGGCGAACATATGAACAAAGGAAGTGTGGCCTACTCTGCTCCTCCAGCCTGTGCTGCTATACGGTTAGATCACAGTTGATCTGACTTTAGCTTCAACTCCAAATTTATGCTGttgcctctcaccctccactcccttgtAGTTCAAAAATCTCATTCTTGAATATATTCCATGACCCAGATTCCACAGCTGATAATTCCAAAAATTCATGAGAccctgggagaagaaattcctcctaatctccttTTTGAATGGGTGGCCCCTTATCCTGAACCTATGCCATCAAGTTATAGATTCCCCCATGAAGTGTAACATCCTTTCAGCACCCATCCTGTCAAGGTCCCtcagaatcttttatgtttcaataagatcacctttcattaaTTTAAActacaatgagtataggcccacaaACTTCAACTTTCCTAATAAGATAATCCCCTTCATCAGAGGACTAAACGCTGTTCTTTTTGCAGGCGTATTGACCGGTCATGACCAAGATCATCATAAAAGCCCAgttaaacctttttttaaaaattagagtacccaatttttttttccaattaaggggcaatttagagtggccaaaccacctatgctgcacatcttttgggtcatgggggtgagaccccgcagacccggggagaatgtgcaaactccacacggacagtgacccggggccaggattgaaccttggtgccatgaggcagcagtgctaaccactgtgccgccttaaaATAAACCCCAGTTAAACAACAAAACTTGCATCTTCAATTAATTTTATCATTATGTGTTGTCATACGAATCAGGAGGGTTCCAGGCTGAATCCCCAGTCTGTGCTGGGTTAAATAATCTCAGCCAGGATGAAAGTAAAGATGTTCTAATTGAGCCTATGTATCAGGGAATAGTACACAACCCAGGATGTGCACTCCTGATTGTGATACAGTGACCCCTGTTGGATATGTgcaaatgtgcatgttcagttggGGACAGCTGTAATGCTGAGAAGATGTTTATCAGAATATGTATAACTTTGCTTGTTATTTTCTCGCATTTCACAGCAAATTAAAAAGCCTAGTAAGAACACCGATGACCTTGTGAAAGAGGAGAGTGAAGGCACTCTGGCCAACAACTGGGTCTCAACAAATGAAATGAATCAAAGAAGCAGTGCACCTGCCGCTGATGATCTGGACGATCTTCAGTATTTTCCCAACTTCTACAACCTGCTGAAGAGCTTGAACACAGGTAATTGAGATACTGGGGTAGATTTGGGGTAGAAATAACAGTGAGGTTGGCAGCGCTCACCAATGTTCAAGCATAAATCTGACAGCAACTTCCAGTCGCCACATATGTACAGTTAAATGGGTAAATCAGGAAGTTTTTAATGACAAGGTTACTACTCCAGCAAAAGCTGAGTCAGAAAGATATCTTACCAAGAGACTCACCATTGAAATACATAGAACAACATGATATTGCCTTACTTTGCTGTTATATTAtattgggcggcacggtcgcacggtgtttagcactgttgatgcacagcaccaaggtcccaggttcaattcccggcttggatcactgtctgtgcagagtctacacgttctccccatgtctgctgggggtttcctccgggtgctccggtttcatcccacaagtcccaaaagacatgctgttaggtaatttggacattctgaattctccctctgtgtacgcgaacaggcacctgaatgtggcgactaggggatgttcacagtaacttcattgcagtgttaatgtaagcctacttgtgacaataataaagattattttaataaatattattctatatccaaattatattgccagAAAACATGAAGGATTGTTCATTCCAGTGTATTCCAATTTTCCATTGGATTGAAGTTTAATTTTCAACATCAACTGCACATTTTTACAATAATTTGATTTAAAACTAATTATGTGAAACTGAATTTCAGAGAAGAATATCCATTTATGACCAATTGACATCTTTTAAAGAAAATTGTTTC
The window above is part of the Scyliorhinus torazame isolate Kashiwa2021f chromosome 12, sScyTor2.1, whole genome shotgun sequence genome. Proteins encoded here:
- the scg3 gene encoding secretogranin-3 — translated: MTSKYAAAFAVFLQALALLLDQVHAFPTPGGLKEKAEYNRELSAEKPVEEQIAEAGRTSQSTSTENKILQQNDSAADDFLLLKSLAEKERSQKRDQATGNNLGDPSLPAGNMDSTKSRRLAEDYGDSTKSAMDYKDEDDPDGLHQLDGTPLTAEDIVQKIANRIYEENDRGVFDRIVSKLINLGLITESQAYNLEDEVAAALQQRIANEASKNEVEVGNIDYPSMKVDDDMNEREEGEMQIKKPSKNTDDLVKEESEGTLANNWVSTNEMNQRSSAPAADDLDDLQYFPNFYNLLKSLNTEQDAKEKETLITIMKTLIDFVKMMVKYGTITPEEGVSYLENLDAMIAVQTKNKLGKAKAYPMSKEAAGRSEDIDSTKNNLGKLQKESVSSEDSTKEIDKTENSKDFDKTESYLSAIRKNIEWLKKHNKQGNGEEYDLQKLRDIIDQQVDTYVQKGILEKGEGDIIKRIYNSL